The following coding sequences are from one Eucalyptus grandis isolate ANBG69807.140 chromosome 11, ASM1654582v1, whole genome shotgun sequence window:
- the LOC104426519 gene encoding LOW QUALITY PROTEIN: pentatricopeptide repeat-containing protein At2g37320 (The sequence of the model RefSeq protein was modified relative to this genomic sequence to represent the inferred CDS: inserted 1 base in 1 codon), with amino-acid sequence MNSVLRKRRACRKIDHLLTATQFQFRPFSSRKLTQHHPSRSKKQDKALRILSLVAPKTGGNSSRQSHLRLIEDFLDTSSNAQKLANGFASLGSSSAAVRNVFDEMLESAASDEKGSVSGERSSKEERVGDGAVGLSHALSSCGSARDLEGGVQFHCLAMRTGFLANVYVGSSLITLYGRCGELGNAYKVFEEMSVKNVVSWTAIIAGFAQEWQVDECLELYHSMRCSASKPNDFTFTSLLSACTGSGALGQGKSAQCQAIQMGFASYIHVANSLISMYCKCGCMDDALCIFHELPKRDLVSWNSMIAGYAQYGLVHEAIDLFEEMLLQKVKPDAITFLGVLSSCRHAGLVKQGQLYFDSMVDHGLIPELDHYACVVDLLGRSGKLEEARNFINRMPVQPNAVIWGSLLSSCRLHGNIWFGIQAAESRLVQEPGCAATHIQLANLYASIGLWDEAAQVRKLMKDKCLKTYPGYSWIEISNVVHRFRAEDWRNDRVTEIFXVLGCLMDHMRNHGYVPEVHEEEELSCAAV; translated from the exons ATGAACTCTGTTTTGCGCAAGAGGAGAGCTTGTCGCAAGATCGACCATCTCTTAACGGCGACGCAGTTCCAGTTCAGGCCTTTCTCCTCCCGCAAACTGACGCAGCACCATCCATCGCGGAGCAAGAAACAGGACAAAGCCCTCAGGATCCTGAGCCTCGTCGCTCCCAAAACCGGTGGGAACTCCAGTCGCCAGAGCCATCTCCGGCTCATCGAGGACTTCTTGGACACGAGCTCGAATGCCCAGAAGCTCGCTAACGGCTTCGCTTCTCTGGGTTCATCTAGTGCCGCTGTGCGTAAcgtgttcgacgaaatgctcGAATCCGCTGCATCTGACGAGAAGGGTTCCGTTTCCGGGGAGCGTTCGTCTAAAGAGGAAAGGGTCGGAGATGGTGCGGTTGGTTTGTCACATGCTTTGAGTTCATGTGGGTCCGCGCGTGATCTCGAAGGTGGCGTTCAGTTCCATTGTTTGGCGATGAGGACTGGGTTTCTTGCCAATGTTTATGTGGGGAGTTCTTTGATAACCTTGTATGGTAGGTGCGGCGAGCTGGGGAATGCTTATAAGGTGTTTGAAGAAATGTCTGTGAAGAATGTAGTGTCTTGGACAGCCATCATAGCTGGCTTTGCACAAGAGTGGCAGGTCGACGAGTGCTTGGAGCTGTATCATTCGATGAGGTGTTCAGCTTCAAAACCCAATGATTTCACGTTTACGAGTCTTTTGAGTGCTTGCACGGGTAGTGGAGCTCTTGGACAGGGCAAGAGTGCCCAGTGCCAGGCGATCCAAATGGGTTTTGCTTCGTACATTCACGTTGCCAATTCTCTTATCTCCATGTACTGCAAGTGTGGGTGCATGGATGATGCATTGTGTATATTTCACGAGCTGCCCAAGAGAGATCTCGTGTCGTGGAACTCGATGATTGCTGGGTATGCTCAATATGGGCTTGTGCATGAGGCAATTGATCTTTTCGAGGAGATGCTGCTGCAAAAAGTCAAGCCAGATGCTATTACTTTCCTTGGGGTTCTGTCTTCATGTCGTCATGCTGGTCTTGTCAAACAAGGGCAGCTTTACTTTGACTCGATGGTTGATCACGGGTTGATCCCAGAACTAGACCATTATGCATGTGTTGTGGATCTCCTTGGTCGCAGTGGTAAGCTGGAAGAGGCTCGTAATTTCATAAATAGAATGCCTGTTCAGCCCAATGCAGTCATATGGGGCTCATTACTTTCTTCCTGCCGTCTTCATGGGAATATTTGGTTTGGTATTCAGGCTGCAGAGAGTAGGTTGGTGCAGGAACCAGGATGTGCAGCTACACATATTCAACTGGCAAATCTTTATGCCAGTATTGGTCTCTGGGATGAAGCAGCACAAGTGCGAAAATTGATGAAGGATAAATGCCTTAAGACTTATCCTGGATATAGTTGGATTGAGATCAGTAATGTAGTTCACAGATTCAGAGCAGAGGACTGGCGCAATGACCGAGTTACTGAGATTT ATGTCCTTGGTTGTTTGATGGATCATATGAGAAATCATGGTTATGTGCCTGAGGTgcatgaggaggaggaattgtCATGTGCAGCAGTATAG
- the LOC104426518 gene encoding protein MODIFIER OF SNC1 11, translated as MAATKPLINLNEKIPSDGEEPESPTRAPDPVDPPPAPEPGRRAPSPAADPGPGKPSKEGEGGPPAKGTTATVVSSGTGPVNDIYRRIRRAERFGMPIQLSEEEKRYSRAERFGTGSVLNKSEARGESEELKRKARAERFGTSVSPLVTDEEAKKKARLAKFGSGSKTDAHEEDKRKARAIRFSNLPSGSLSQGNGKAVIAGKATGGA; from the exons ATGGCGGCGACCAAGCCACTCATCAACCTCAACGAGAAAATCCCCTCCGACGGAGAAGAGCCGGAGAGCCCCACGCGAGCCCCGGACCCCGTTGACCCGCCCCCGGCCCCGGAGCCCGGCCGGCGGGCCCCCTCCCCGGCGGCCGATCCGGGTCCCGGGAAACCGAGCAAGGAAGGCGAGGGAGGGCCGCCGGCGAAGGGCACCACCGCGACGGTCGTCTCGAGCGGCACCGGCCCCGTGAACGACATCTACCGGAGGATCCGACGCGCCGAGCGGTTCGGGATGCCGATTCAGCTGTCCGAGGAAGAGAAGCGCTATTCGCGCGCTGAGAG GTTTGGCACTGGATCTGTTCTGAACAAGTCAGAAGCTCGTGGTGAATCAGAGGAGCTGAAGAGAAAAGCTAGAGCAGAGAG GTTTGGTACTTCAGTTTCACCACTGGTCACAGACGAGGAGGCAAAGAAGAAAGCTCGGCTTGCTAAATTTGGTTCGGGGTCCAAAACTGATGCTCATGAGGAAGATAAGAGGAAAGCCAGGGCAATcag ATTCTCTAATCTTCCATCAGGTTCCCTGTCCCAAGGGAATGGCAAGGCAGTGATTGCAGGCAAGGCCACTGGAGGAGCATGA
- the LOC104426522 gene encoding thylakoid membrane protein TERC, chloroplastic isoform X2, producing the protein MGLASALQSCARSPRPFSSPSPSPSPSPSLQLSSRSPCARVPALIADIRTRHGHCAPVSCLKKTEQEDDLSTSGDAKKSELYNDINNVDQRQLPKKRDQEKENFVSSVRTVALCVSTAVAFGVGLGLKDGVGKASEFFAGYILEQSLSVDNLFVFVLVFKYFKVPIMYQNRVLSYGIAGAIIFRLTLILLGSATLQRFEGVNLFLAAILLYSSFKLFTSEEDDSDLSDNFIVKTCQKFIPVTSSYDGDRFFTNQNGLWKATPLLLTVAVIELSDIAFAVDSIPAVFGVTRDPFIVFTSNLFAILGLRSLYRLISEGMSDLEYLQVFMFRQRLLLVL; encoded by the exons ATGGGACTCGCTTCGGCCCTCCAGAGCTGCGCGCGGAGCCCCCGTCCCTTCTCCtccccgtcgccgtcgccgtcgccgtcgccgtcgcttCAGCTCTCGTCTCGGTCCCCCTGCGCTCGCGTTCCCGCTCTGATCGCAG ATATTCGAACTCGCCACGGCCACTGCGCTCCGGTCTCTTGCTTGAAGAAGACTGAGCAGGAGGACGATTTGTCCACCTCCG GAGATGCAAAAAAGAGCGAGTTGTACAATGACATAAACAATGTCGATCAGCGTCAATTGCCAAAGAAAAGGGATCAGGAGAAAGAAAACTTTGTCTCATCTGTCAGAACTGTTGCTCTATGT GTGAGCACTGCAGTGGCTTTTGGGGTTGGTCTAGGCCTGAAGGATGGTGTTGGCAAAGCATCTGAGTTTTTCGCTGG GTACATATTGGAGCAGAGTTTGTCTGTAGACAATCTGTTTGTCTTTGTTCTTGTTTTCAAGTACTTCAAAGTGCCAATCATGTATCAG AACAGGGTACTTTCCTATGGCATTGCTGGGGCGATAATTTTTCGTCTGACATTAATATTACTTGGGTCAGCCACACTACAG AGGTTTGAGGGAGTAAACCTATTTCTGGCTGCAATACTTCTGTACTCGTCATTTAAG CTGTTCACCAGTGAAGAAGATGACAGCGACCTATCTGACAACTTTATAGTGAAGACATGCCAGAAATTTATCCCGGTCACAA GTAGCTATGACGGTGACCGATTTTTTACAAATCAGAATGGCTTGTGGAAA GCCACTCCTTTGCTTCTCACAGTAGCGGTCATTGAGCTCAGTGACATAGCATTTGCA GTTGACTCAATACCGGCAGTTTTTGGTGTTACACGGGATCCTTTCATTGTGTTCACATCTAATCTGTTTGCAATATTAG GTTTAAGGTCACTTTACAGACTCATTTCTGAGGGTATGTCAGACTTGGAATATTTACAG GTTTTCATGTTTCGACAGAGGCTTCTCTTGGTGTTGTAG
- the LOC104426522 gene encoding thylakoid membrane protein TERC, chloroplastic isoform X1, producing MGLASALQSCARSPRPFSSPSPSPSPSPSLQLSSRSPCARVPALIADIRTRHGHCAPVSCLKKTEQEDDLSTSGDAKKSELYNDINNVDQRQLPKKRDQEKENFVSSVRTVALCVSTAVAFGVGLGLKDGVGKASEFFAGYILEQSLSVDNLFVFVLVFKYFKVPIMYQNRVLSYGIAGAIIFRLTLILLGSATLQRFEGVNLFLAAILLYSSFKLFTSEEDDSDLSDNFIVKTCQKFIPVTSSYDGDRFFTNQNGLWKATPLLLTVAVIELSDIAFAVDSIPAVFGVTRDPFIVFTSNLFAILGLRSLYRLISEGMSDLEYLQPSIAVVLGFIGCKMILDYFGFHVSTEASLGVVATCLSAGVLLSLLKKSN from the exons ATGGGACTCGCTTCGGCCCTCCAGAGCTGCGCGCGGAGCCCCCGTCCCTTCTCCtccccgtcgccgtcgccgtcgccgtcgccgtcgcttCAGCTCTCGTCTCGGTCCCCCTGCGCTCGCGTTCCCGCTCTGATCGCAG ATATTCGAACTCGCCACGGCCACTGCGCTCCGGTCTCTTGCTTGAAGAAGACTGAGCAGGAGGACGATTTGTCCACCTCCG GAGATGCAAAAAAGAGCGAGTTGTACAATGACATAAACAATGTCGATCAGCGTCAATTGCCAAAGAAAAGGGATCAGGAGAAAGAAAACTTTGTCTCATCTGTCAGAACTGTTGCTCTATGT GTGAGCACTGCAGTGGCTTTTGGGGTTGGTCTAGGCCTGAAGGATGGTGTTGGCAAAGCATCTGAGTTTTTCGCTGG GTACATATTGGAGCAGAGTTTGTCTGTAGACAATCTGTTTGTCTTTGTTCTTGTTTTCAAGTACTTCAAAGTGCCAATCATGTATCAG AACAGGGTACTTTCCTATGGCATTGCTGGGGCGATAATTTTTCGTCTGACATTAATATTACTTGGGTCAGCCACACTACAG AGGTTTGAGGGAGTAAACCTATTTCTGGCTGCAATACTTCTGTACTCGTCATTTAAG CTGTTCACCAGTGAAGAAGATGACAGCGACCTATCTGACAACTTTATAGTGAAGACATGCCAGAAATTTATCCCGGTCACAA GTAGCTATGACGGTGACCGATTTTTTACAAATCAGAATGGCTTGTGGAAA GCCACTCCTTTGCTTCTCACAGTAGCGGTCATTGAGCTCAGTGACATAGCATTTGCA GTTGACTCAATACCGGCAGTTTTTGGTGTTACACGGGATCCTTTCATTGTGTTCACATCTAATCTGTTTGCAATATTAG GTTTAAGGTCACTTTACAGACTCATTTCTGAGGGTATGTCAGACTTGGAATATTTACAG ccATCCATTGCCGTTGTGCTGGGCTTCATCGGGTGTAAAATGATCCTAGATTATTTTG GTTTTCATGTTTCGACAGAGGCTTCTCTTGGTGTTGTAGCAACATGCTTAAGTGCTGGAGTACTTTTAAGTCTTCTCAAGAAATCCAATTAG
- the LOC104426521 gene encoding glutathione S-transferase L3 isoform X1, whose product MATDLKARETLPPPLDSTSNPPPLFDGTTRLYITYRSPFAQRALITRNCKGLQDEIKLVPLSLTDKPAWYREKVYPVDKVPSLEHDNKVMGESLDIMKYIDSKFEGPSLFPTDPAKRDYGEELWSYSLEFVETMYSALKGETVKELGPPLDHLDRALQKFDNGPFFLGQFSLVDIAFIPIVERIQLLLSDVWKHDITLGRPNLASWIEEMNKIDAYTQTKYDPQDIVAYIKTHFLSTLQVKH is encoded by the exons ATGGCCACTGATCT AAAAGCGAGAGAGACTCTCCCTCCACCACTGGATTCTACTTCAAACCCACCTCCTCTTTTTGATGGAACCACCAG GTTGTATATAACTTACAGGAGCCCTTTTGCCCAGCGTGCATTGATCACTAGGAATtgcaag GGACTGCAAGACGAGATCAAGttggtccctctctctctcaccgaCAAGCCTGCTTGGTATAGAGAGAAAGTTTACCCCGTCGACAAG GTACCATCTCTGGAACATGACAACAAGGTCATGGGAGAGTCTCTTGATATAATGAAGTATATTGATAGCAAATTTGAAGGGCCATCTCTTTTCCCCACT gatcctgcgaaaagagattaTGGTGAAGAGTTATGGTCTTACTCCCTCGAGTTTGTTGAAACAATGTATTCAGCATTGAAAGGAGAAACAGTCAAAGAACTGG GTCCTCCTCTCGATCACTTAGACCGTGCCCTCCAGAAATTCGACAACGGGCCATTCTTCCTTGGCCAGTTCAGTTTG GTGGACATAGCTTTCATACCAATTGTCGAAAGAATCCAGTTACTCTTATCAGATGTGTGGAAGCATGATATCACGTTGGGAAGGCCAAACTTAGCTTCCTGGATAGAG GAGATGAACAAGATCGACGCATACACGCAGACCAAATATGATCCTCAAGACATCGTTGCATATATCAAGACACACTTCTTG TCTACTTTGCAGGTGAAGCATTGA
- the LOC104426521 gene encoding glutathione S-transferase L3 isoform X2 → MATDLKARETLPPPLDSTSNPPPLFDGTTRLYITYRSPFAQRALITRNCKGLQDEIKLVPLSLTDKPAWYREKVYPVDKVPSLEHDNKVMGESLDIMKYIDSKFEGPSLFPTDPAKRDYGEELWSYSLEFVETMYSALKGETVKELGPPLDHLDRALQKFDNGPFFLGQFSLVDIAFIPIVERIQLLLSDVWKHDITLGRPNLASWIEEMNKIDAYTQTKYDPQDIVAYIKTHFLVKH, encoded by the exons ATGGCCACTGATCT AAAAGCGAGAGAGACTCTCCCTCCACCACTGGATTCTACTTCAAACCCACCTCCTCTTTTTGATGGAACCACCAG GTTGTATATAACTTACAGGAGCCCTTTTGCCCAGCGTGCATTGATCACTAGGAATtgcaag GGACTGCAAGACGAGATCAAGttggtccctctctctctcaccgaCAAGCCTGCTTGGTATAGAGAGAAAGTTTACCCCGTCGACAAG GTACCATCTCTGGAACATGACAACAAGGTCATGGGAGAGTCTCTTGATATAATGAAGTATATTGATAGCAAATTTGAAGGGCCATCTCTTTTCCCCACT gatcctgcgaaaagagattaTGGTGAAGAGTTATGGTCTTACTCCCTCGAGTTTGTTGAAACAATGTATTCAGCATTGAAAGGAGAAACAGTCAAAGAACTGG GTCCTCCTCTCGATCACTTAGACCGTGCCCTCCAGAAATTCGACAACGGGCCATTCTTCCTTGGCCAGTTCAGTTTG GTGGACATAGCTTTCATACCAATTGTCGAAAGAATCCAGTTACTCTTATCAGATGTGTGGAAGCATGATATCACGTTGGGAAGGCCAAACTTAGCTTCCTGGATAGAG GAGATGAACAAGATCGACGCATACACGCAGACCAAATATGATCCTCAAGACATCGTTGCATATATCAAGACACACTTCTTG GTGAAGCATTGA